The proteins below are encoded in one region of Lactuca sativa cultivar Salinas chromosome 3, Lsat_Salinas_v11, whole genome shotgun sequence:
- the LOC111898505 gene encoding protein AE7, whose product MAPALINANPVVYEKKERPVRSRPGDGNFDEYATELIDQLEIFDHIRDIKDPEHPYSLEELKVITEDAIEVDDKRSYVRVTFTPTVEHCSMATVIGLCLRVKLMRSLPSRFKVDIKVAPGTHATEDAVNKQLNDKERVAAALENPNLVDMVDECLTPSYE is encoded by the exons ATGGCACCCGCCTTAATCAATGCAAATCCAGTTGTATATGAAAAGAAGGAACGCCCTGTTCGTAGTAGACCTGGTGATGGCAATTTTGATGAATATGCAACTGAACTCATTGACCAACTAGAAATATTTGA CCATATAAGAGACATTAAAGATCCTGAACATCCTTATTCTCTAGAAGAACTGAAAGTAATTACAGAAGATGCCATTGAGGTAGATGACAAGCGTAGCTATGTTCG TGTCACTTTTACACCAACAGTTGAGCATTGTAGTATGGCGACTGTGATTGGCCTTTGTTTACGTGTTAAACTTATGCGCAGCCTTCCTTCCCGTTTCAAG GTTGACATCAAGGTGGCTCCTGGGACTCATGCGACTGAAGATGCAG TGAACAAGCAATTGAATGATAAGGAACGGGTTGCTGCTGCACTGGAAAATCCGAATCTGGTTGATATGGTTGATGAATGTTTGACTCCATCTTATGAATGA
- the LOC111898522 gene encoding uncharacterized protein LOC111898522 — protein sequence MNNPDDYDKLVCAEIPDPIRFPEMHDLVKSHMMHGPCGSLREKSSCTQGVPKICRFRYPRQFNEKTSQGEDSYPLYRRINNGIEVTVRNTSLDNRWVAPYDPKLLMMFNCHINVEVCSSIKSVKYLFKYVYKGHDKQVIHIDKDQENVVIDEIKKFQDAHYVSPPEALWRVFSFPLSKIHPCVMALQIHLPNQQLVRFKDGDRMEDIVDREKEKNSMLTAFFKKNKEDSNARKYLYKDFPKHFT from the coding sequence ATGAATAATCCAGACGATTATGACAAACTTGTGTGTGCGGAAATTCCCGACCCAATAAGGTTTCCTGAAATGCATGATCTTGTCAAAAGTCACATGATGCACGGTCCCTGTGGTAGTTTACGAGAAAAAAGTTCGTGTACGCAGGGTGTGCCAAAAATATGTCGTTTCAGATATCCTAGGCAATTCAATGAAAAGACATCACAAGGAGAGGACTCATATCCATTATATAGAAGGATAAATAATGGAATTGAGGTGACTGTAAGAAATACATCATTGGATAACAGATGGGTGGCTCCATACGACCCAAAGTTGTTAATGATGTTTAATTGTCATATCAACGTTGAGGTTTGTTCGAGTATAAAGTCTGTGAAGTACCTCTTCAAATATGTTTATAAGGGCCATGAcaaacaagttatccatattgaTAAAGACCAAGAAAATGTTGTTATTGATGAGATAAAAAAGTTTCAAGACGCACATTACGTGTCCCCTCCTGAGGCATTATGGCGAGTTTTTAGCTTTCCTCTTTCAAAAATCCACCCTTGTGTGATGGCCTTGCAAATACATCTCCCGAATCAACAGTTGGTTAGGTTCAAAGACGGTGACAGAATGGAAGACATTGTTGATAGGGAGAAAGAAAAAAATTCAATGTTGACGGCATTTTTCAAGAAGAATAAAGAAGATTCCAATGCGAGAAAATATTTGTATAAGGATTTTCCCAAACATTTTACATAG
- the LOC111898521 gene encoding ATP-dependent DNA helicase PIF1-like, which produces MRHVDQNISGVFFIDGPGGTGKTFLYKALLANIRARGLIALATATSGVAANNMPAHLEDLHAWDSLNPDQKLAYDEIMRHVDQNISGVFFIDGPGGIGKTFLYKALLANIRARGLIALATATSGVAANNMPGGRTTHSRFGIPLNLDNNSMCKITKQSGKAQILREEKVIIWDEAAMAKRQAVEVVDRTMQDITYEKLPFGGKIMVMEGDFRQVLSVVSRGTRAQIVDSSLQMSPLWASVKRLRLNINMRAVNDPWFSDFLLRVGDGKEETLDESYIRIPDNTSIPYTDKTKSVDALIDAIFPSLQSNGADSKFIISRAILSTKNESVDEINNKFIERFSEIVVGQHAGKRVCLPRIPLCSSDDEMLPFKLKRKQFPIQLSFSTTINKAQGQTIPNVGVYLPESVFSHGQLYVALSRGISRVNTKVLVNPEKTFDNDGIYTSNIVADEVT; this is translated from the exons ATGAGGCATGTGGATCAAAATATTTCGGGTGTGTTCTTCATAGATGGTCCCGGTGGAACTGGAAAGACATTTTTGTACAAAGCTTTGTTGGCCAATATTCGTGCCCGTGGTCTTATTGCACTTGCAACTGCCACGTCAGGTGTTGCGGCTAACAACATGCCAGCGCACTTAGAAG ACTTACATGCGTGGGACTCTCTCAATCCAGACCAGAAGCTTGCATATGATGAGATAATGAGGCATGTGGATCAAAATATTTCGGGTGTGTTCTTCATAGATGGTCCCGGTGGAATTGGAAAGACATTTTTGTACAAAGCTTTGTTGGCCAATATTCGTGCCCGTGGTCTTATTGCACTTGCAACTGCCACGTCAGGTGTTGCGGCTAACAACATGCCAGGAGGGAGAACAACTCATTCACGATTTGGAATTCCCCTCAATCTTGATAATAACTCGATGTGCAAGATCACTAAACAAAGTGGGAAGGCTCAGATACTTCGCGAGGAAAAGGTAATCATATGGGATGAAGCAGCAATGGCTAAGAGGCAGGCAGTAGAAGTAGTTGATCGGACAATGCAAGACATCACATATGAGAAGCTCCCTTTCGGTGGAAAGATAATGGTCATGGAAGGTGACTTTAGACAAGTGTTGTCGGTCGTGAGTCGTGGCACTCGAGCACAAATTGTCGACTCTAGCTTACAAATGTCACCACTATGGGCTTCAGTTAAAAGGCTTCGATTAAATATCAACATGAGAGCGGTAAATGACCCATGGTTTTCTGATTTTTTATTACGAGTCGGTGATGGAAAGGAGGAAACATTGGACGAGTCCTATATTCGTATACCTGATAACACGTCCATTCCATACACTGATAAAACTAAATCAGTGGACGCTCTGATTGATGCAATATTTCCTTCTTTGCAATCCAACGGCGCCGATTCAAAATTTATCATTTCGAGGGCGATATTGTCAACTAAAAATGAAAGTGTTGATGAGATTAATAATAAGTTCATCGAACGATTTTCTG AGATAGTTGTTGGCCAACATGCTGGAAAAAGAGTGTGTTTACCAAGAATTCCTCTATGTTCGTCTGACGATGAGATGCTCCCATTCAAACTTAAGAGAAAGCAGTTCCCAATTCAGCTTAGTTTCTCTACGACAATCAATAAAGCTCAAGGACAAACAATTCCAAATGTAGGTGTTTATCTACCAGAATCGGTATTCTCACATGGCCAGCTTTATGTGGCGTTGTCCAGAGGAATATCACGTGTCAATACCAAGGTATTAGTAAATCCGGAAAAAACGTTTGATAATGATGGAATCTACACATCAAACATTGT GGCAGATGAAGTAACATGA
- the LOC111898504 gene encoding 26S proteasome non-ATPase regulatory subunit 13 homolog B gives MAALQYLDSLRSSHPELSDWYNTLADLYQRKLWHQLTLKLEQFVALAVFQAGDALIQLYNNFITDFETKINLLKLAHFAVIVSRQYSEKEAAISYLDGVIEKLRATKETRIEEPVLYIKMQIAVFNLEKGDQKECKNLLEDGKSTLDSMTDIDPSVYANYYWVSSQYHKTRQEFAEFYKSALLYLAYTSVESLSDSFKLDLAFDLSLSALLGENVYNFGELLAHPIIKSLIGTKVEWLYYILEAFNSGDLVKYQELCRVHTAALNGQPALVENEKKLLEKINILCLMEIIFSRPSEERTIPLSIIAERTKLTVEDVEYLLMKSLSVHLIEGIIDQVDGTVYVSWVQPRVLGIAQIKSLRDRLDGWVGKVHTALLSVEAETPDLVAS, from the exons ATGGCGGCTCTTCAGTATCTTGATTCTCTTCGTAGTAGTCATCCGGAGCTATCGGATTGGTACAATACGCTTGCCGATCTGTACCAAAGGAAGCTATGGCATCAACTCACTCTGAAGCTTGAACAGTTCGTTGCTCTTGCCGTTTTCCAG GCTGGTGATGCTCTTATACAACTATATAACAATTTCATAACCGACTTTGAGACCAAAATCAACCTCCTCAAGCTAGCACACTTTGCAGTCATAGTCTCAAGGCAATACTCAGAAAAAGAAGCTGCCATCAGTTACCTTGATGGGGTCATTGAGAAGCTCAGAGCCACAAAAGAGACACGTATAGAGGAGCCAGTTCTTTACATCAAAATGCAAATAGCCGTTTTTAATCTTGAAAAAGGTGATCAAAAGGAGTGCAAGAACCTTCTAGAAGATGGAAAGAGCACTCTTGATAGCATGACTGACATTGATCCATCAGTATACGCCAATTATTACTGGGTGTCATCTCAGTACCATAAAACCCGCCAAGAGTTTGCTGAGTTTTACAAAAGCGCCCTTCTTTATTTAGCATACACCTCAGTAGAGTCTCTTTCAGACTCTTTTAAGCTG gATCTTGCATTTGATCTGTCGCTATCTGCATTGCTGGGAGAGAATGTGTACAATTTTGGGGAGCTGCTTGCACATCCAATT ATAAAGAGTCTGATAGGGACAAAGGTTGAATGGCTGTACTACATTCTAGAAGCATTTAACTCCGGAGATTTAGTGAAATATCAAGAATTATGTCGTGTTCATACAGCTGCTCTTAATGGTCAGCCTGCTTTGGTGGAGAACGAAAAGAAACTTCTGGAAAAGATCAACATCCTCTGCTTGATGGAAATTATCTTCAG TCGACCATCGGAAGAGAGAACTATTCCACTGAGCATCATTGCTGAACGGACAAAACTTACGGTTGAAGATGTGGAATATCTTCTGATGAAGAGTCTATCT GTTCATCTGATTGAGGGTATAATCGACCAAGTTGATGGGACAGTTTACGTATCATGGGTGCAGCCAAGGGTTCTGGGAATTGCTCAGATTAAGTCGTTGCGTGATCGTCTGGATGGCTGGGTGGGGAAAGTACACACCGCATTGCTATCTGTGGAAGCTGAGACTCCCGATCTAGTTGCCTCTTAA
- the LOC111898523 gene encoding uncharacterized protein LOC111898523, with the protein MELDQRVYNKPITSEIASIWVEGNDNITAYKRSIIVYGRSNYSTEIQPHFGCYDPLSYPLFFPNGESGWHPKIPRYGVAMDEINSDNEDNDEGSEGSTSKKGRNTVSMREYYCYKFQIRSNDNVILMGGRLFQQFAVDTYIKIETTRLVFVEKNQTKIRADLYQGVVDCINAGEAQPSRVGQRVVLPASFIGGPRDMRRRFLDAMALVQDDGRPDIFLTMTCNPKWKEIDDELLPGQSTQDRSDLVARVFHAK; encoded by the exons ATGGAGCTTGACCAAAGGGTGTACAATAAGCCGATCACATCTGAG ATTGCTAGTATTTGGGTTGAAGGAAATGACAACATCACTGCATATAAAAGAAGTATTATTGTCTATGGGAGGTCTAACTATAGTACTGAAATTCAACCTCACTTTGGTTGTTATGATCCTTTGTCGTATCCTTTATTCTTTCCTAATGGTGAGTCTGGATGGCATCCTAAAATACCAAGATATGGGGTCGCCATGGATGAAATTAATAGTGACAATGAAGACAATGATGAAGGTTCAGAAG GATCTACTTCAAAAAAAGGCAGAAATACTGTAAGTATGCGGGAATACTATTGTTACAAATTCCAGATACGGTCGAATGATAATGTGATTTTGATGGGAGGGAGATTGTTCCAGCAGTTTGCAGTAGATACCTATATAAAGATTGAGACTACACGTTTGGTTTTTGTTGAAAAGAACCAAACCAAAATTAGAGCCGATTTATACCAGGGCGTTGTTGATTGCATCAATGCCGGTGAGGCTCAACCAAGTAGGGTTGGACAGAGAGTTGTGTTACCTGCAAGTTTCATTGGAGGTCCACGTGACATGCGTCGAAGATTTCTGGATGCCATGGCTTTAGTTCAAGATGATGGGAGGCCTGATATATTTCTTACAATGACgtgcaacccaaaatggaaagAAATCGATGATGAGTTATTGCCTGGACAGTCAACTCAAGATCGATCGGACCTTGTTGCAAGAGTTTTTCATGCTAAGTAA